From the Lathyrus oleraceus cultivar Zhongwan6 chromosome 4, CAAS_Psat_ZW6_1.0, whole genome shotgun sequence genome, one window contains:
- the LOC127074660 gene encoding protein SMALL AUXIN UP-REGULATED RNA 12, which yields MAIRKSNKLPQPDVIIKQILKRCSSFGKKQGYNEEGHPEDVPKGHFVVYVGENRTRYVVPISWLPHPQFQCLLQIAEEEFGFNHDMGLTIPCDEVVFEYLTSLIT from the coding sequence ATGGCCATTAGAAAATCCAACAAGCTACCTCAACCTGACGTTATTATCAAGCAAATTCTTAAAAGATGTTCAAGTTTCGGCAAGAAACAGGGTTACAATGAAGAGGGTCATCCTGAAGATGTACCAAAAGGTCACTTTGTTGTTTATGTTGGAGAAAACAGAACAAGATATGTTGTTCCAATTTCATGGTTGCCTCATCCACAGTTTCAGTGTTTGCTTCAAATAGCTGAGGAAGAATTCGGATTCAATCATGACATGGGACTTACAATTCCTTGTGATGAAGTTGTTTTTGAGTATCTTACTTCATTGATCACATAG